In Lycium ferocissimum isolate CSIRO_LF1 chromosome 11, AGI_CSIRO_Lferr_CH_V1, whole genome shotgun sequence, a single genomic region encodes these proteins:
- the LOC132036861 gene encoding large ribosomal subunit protein eL27x-like, whose translation MVKFLKPNKAVVVLQGKYAGRKAVIVRAFDDGTRDRPYGHCLVAGVAKYPKKVIRKDSAKKQAKKSRVKTFIKVVNYTHIMPTRYTLDVDLKESVTVDCLQSRDKKVSAAKDVKAKFEERFKTGKNRWFFTKLRF comes from the coding sequence ATGGTAAAATTCTTGAAACCAAACAAAGCCGTAGTTGTCCTGCAAGGCAAATACGCAGGTCGTAAAGCAGTAATCGTACGTGCCTTTGATGATGGTACACGTGACAGACCATACGGACATTGTTTAGTCGCAGGTGTAGCAAAATACCCGAAAAAGGTTATCCGTAAAGACTCTGCTAAAAAACAAGCAAAGAAATCACGTGTTAAGACATTTATTAAGGTtgttaattatacacatattatgcCAACACGTTATACATTGGATGTTGATTTGAAGGAAAGTGTTACTGTTGATTGTCTTCAGAGTAGAGATAAGAAGGTTAGTGCTGCTAAAGATGTCAAGGCTAAGTTTGAAGAGAGGTTTAAGACTGGCAAGAATAGATGGTTTTTTACTAAGCTTAGGTTTTGA